The following are from one region of the Mesorhizobium sp. B4-1-4 genome:
- the argF gene encoding ornithine carbamoyltransferase, with amino-acid sequence MSVRHFTDLSAVSEGDLRFMLTDAVARKARLKAGDRSKPLEGKVLAMIFDKPSTRTRVSFDVGMRQLGGETIMLTGTEMQLGRSETIADTAKVLSRYVDAIMIRTTSHERLLELTENATVPVINGLTDDTHPCQLMADIMTFEEHRGPVAGKTIAWTGDGNNVLHSLLEASARFRFNLNIAVPEGSDPFERYVDWSKANGGRISFARSAEEAVDQADCVVTDSWVSMGQEHRARGHNVFLPYQVNAALMAKAKPDALFMHCLPAHRGEEVTDEVMDGPHSVVFDEAENRLHAQKAVLAWCLGA; translated from the coding sequence ATGTCAGTTCGCCACTTCACCGACCTTTCCGCCGTTTCCGAAGGCGACCTGCGCTTCATGTTGACGGATGCGGTGGCGCGCAAGGCGCGCCTCAAGGCGGGCGATCGGTCGAAGCCGCTCGAAGGCAAGGTGCTGGCCATGATCTTCGACAAGCCGTCGACGCGCACGCGCGTCTCCTTCGATGTCGGCATGCGCCAGCTTGGCGGCGAGACGATCATGCTGACCGGCACCGAGATGCAGCTCGGCCGTTCCGAGACCATCGCCGACACCGCCAAGGTGCTGTCGCGCTATGTCGATGCCATCATGATCCGCACCACCTCGCATGAGCGGCTGCTGGAGTTGACCGAGAATGCCACTGTTCCAGTGATCAACGGCCTGACCGACGACACCCATCCTTGCCAGCTGATGGCCGATATCATGACCTTCGAGGAGCATCGCGGTCCGGTTGCCGGCAAGACCATCGCCTGGACCGGCGACGGCAACAATGTGCTGCATTCGCTGCTCGAAGCGTCGGCGCGTTTCCGCTTCAATCTGAATATCGCAGTGCCCGAGGGCAGCGATCCGTTCGAAAGATATGTCGACTGGTCAAAGGCCAATGGCGGCAGGATCAGCTTCGCCCGCTCGGCCGAAGAAGCCGTCGACCAGGCGGATTGCGTGGTCACCGACAGCTGGGTGTCGATGGGCCAGGAGCATCGTGCACGCGGCCACAACGTCTTCCTGCCCTATCAGGTCAATGCGGCGCTGATGGCCAAGGCAAAGCCGGACGCCCTGTTCATGCATTGCCTGCCGGCGCATCGCGGCGAGGAAGTGACCGACGAGGTCATGGACGGGCCGCATTCGGTGGTCTTCGACGAGGCCGAGAACCGGCTTCATGCCCAGAAGGCCGTGCTCGCCTGGTGTCTTGGTGCTTGA
- a CDS encoding Hsp33 family molecular chaperone: MAAPWSFVMLETHQVTEHHPKLGEFGYAGDDHVVPFEVGPLDVRGRTVQLGPMLDAILGRHDYPEPVARLLAEACVLTVLLGTSLKFEGKFILQTRTDGPVDMLVADFSTPSALRAYARFDADRLEALVAAGETSQQTLLGSGVLALTIDQGAHTQRYQGIVQLDGETLEDAARTYFRQSEQIPTDISLSVAKLLTPGVGGTREQWRAGGILAQFLPQASERMRVPDLHGGDGDPREEIHDPTDNSWQELLALLGTIEPTELIDPTIGAERLLYRLFHEHGVRVFGGVPVADQCSCSRDKIRGILEGFSAQEIRDSTEDGGIHVACEFCSKQYDFDPAEFAAAK, translated from the coding sequence ATGGCCGCGCCCTGGAGCTTTGTCATGTTGGAAACCCATCAAGTGACTGAACATCACCCCAAACTCGGCGAGTTCGGCTACGCTGGCGACGACCATGTCGTGCCTTTCGAAGTCGGTCCGCTCGACGTACGCGGCCGCACGGTGCAACTCGGGCCGATGCTCGACGCCATCCTCGGCCGCCATGACTATCCCGAGCCGGTTGCCCGCCTGCTCGCAGAAGCCTGTGTGCTCACGGTGCTGCTCGGCACCTCGCTCAAATTCGAGGGCAAATTCATCCTGCAGACCCGCACCGACGGGCCGGTCGACATGCTGGTGGCGGATTTTTCCACGCCCTCGGCGCTGCGCGCCTACGCGCGCTTCGATGCGGATCGGCTCGAGGCACTGGTCGCGGCAGGCGAGACGTCCCAGCAGACGCTGCTTGGCAGCGGCGTGCTGGCGCTGACCATCGACCAGGGCGCCCATACGCAACGCTATCAGGGCATCGTCCAGCTCGACGGCGAAACGCTGGAAGACGCGGCACGCACCTATTTCCGCCAGTCGGAACAGATTCCGACCGACATCAGTCTCTCCGTGGCCAAGCTGCTGACGCCCGGCGTCGGCGGCACGCGCGAGCAGTGGCGTGCCGGCGGCATCCTGGCGCAGTTCCTGCCGCAGGCGTCCGAGCGCATGCGCGTCCCGGACCTGCATGGCGGCGATGGCGATCCGCGCGAGGAGATCCATGATCCCACGGACAATTCCTGGCAGGAATTGCTGGCGCTGCTCGGCACCATCGAACCGACGGAACTGATCGATCCCACGATCGGCGCCGAGCGGCTGCTTTACAGGCTGTTCCACGAGCACGGCGTGCGCGTCTTCGGCGGCGTCCCCGTCGCCGACCAGTGCTCATGCTCCAGGGACAAGATCCGCGGCATCCTCGAGGGCTTCTCCGCGCAGGAGATCAGGGACAGCACCGAGGACGGCGGCATCCATGTCGCCTGCGAATTCTGCTCGAAGCAATATGACTTCGACCCAGCGGAATTCGCGGCGGCGAAGTGA
- the apaG gene encoding Co2+/Mg2+ efflux protein ApaG has protein sequence MYRAVTRNIEVQVRPFYLEDRSDPSENRYVWGYQITIDNQSDEFVQLLSRYWHITDGAGRVEEVRGPGVVGDQPELNPGDSYQYTSGCPLSTPSGIMVGHYTMRNKRGETFDIAIPAFSLDLPGTKRTVN, from the coding sequence ATGTACCGCGCCGTCACGCGCAACATCGAAGTGCAGGTCAGGCCGTTCTATCTCGAGGATCGTTCGGACCCTTCGGAGAACCGCTACGTCTGGGGCTATCAGATAACGATCGACAACCAGTCGGACGAGTTCGTGCAGCTTCTGTCGCGCTATTGGCACATCACCGACGGAGCGGGCCGGGTCGAGGAGGTGCGCGGGCCGGGCGTTGTCGGGGACCAGCCCGAACTCAACCCCGGCGACAGCTATCAATACACGTCCGGCTGCCCGCTCTCGACGCCGTCAGGGATCATGGTCGGGCACTACACGATGCGCAACAAACGCGGCGAGACGTTCGACATCGCCATCCCCGCCTTCTCGCTCGACCTGCCGGGGACAAAGCGGACCGTGAATTAG
- a CDS encoding ceramide glucosyltransferase — protein MELTLIAASLSTALILSNAASIALATSQLKRRTTIAPPAGRSLPVSIIVPSRGVEPFTHETLERAFSLDWPRYELIFCVAHADDPVVTLIRAAMGRFPKVPARLLIGDDRISANPKLNNCVKGWEAARHNWVILADSNVLMPRDYIQHLMAAWRPDTGLVCSTPIGSRPDGFWAEVECAFLNTLQARWQYAGEALGLGFAQGKSMLWNKPMLDANGGIRALAAEIAEDAAATKLVNGLGLRVNLVAAPFEQPLGRRTLGEIWSRQARWARLRRVTFPLFFAPEILTGAVVPLLLALAAAASAGFSLPLTAIAVLAAFYLPECALAWSKGWYLSSRIVAAIMVRDLILPAMWARGWLGGAIDWRGNAMTIGTKATELEETPSSA, from the coding sequence ATGGAACTCACTCTCATAGCCGCCTCGCTCTCGACCGCACTCATCCTTTCAAATGCCGCCAGCATTGCGCTCGCTACCTCACAGCTGAAACGGCGCACCACGATCGCACCGCCAGCCGGCAGATCGCTGCCGGTGTCGATTATCGTACCATCGCGTGGCGTCGAGCCGTTCACGCACGAGACACTGGAGCGCGCCTTCTCGCTCGACTGGCCGCGCTATGAACTGATCTTCTGTGTCGCCCATGCCGACGATCCGGTGGTCACGCTGATCCGTGCCGCCATGGGGCGCTTTCCCAAAGTGCCAGCCCGCCTGTTGATCGGCGATGATCGGATCAGCGCCAATCCCAAGCTCAACAATTGCGTCAAGGGCTGGGAAGCGGCGCGCCACAACTGGGTCATTCTTGCCGATTCCAACGTGCTGATGCCGAGGGACTACATTCAGCATTTGATGGCGGCATGGCGGCCGGATACCGGCCTTGTCTGCTCGACGCCGATCGGTTCGCGGCCCGATGGCTTCTGGGCTGAGGTCGAATGCGCCTTTCTCAACACGCTGCAGGCGCGCTGGCAATATGCCGGCGAGGCGCTTGGGCTAGGCTTTGCCCAGGGCAAGAGCATGCTGTGGAACAAGCCCATGCTGGATGCCAATGGCGGCATTCGCGCGCTGGCCGCCGAGATCGCCGAGGACGCCGCCGCGACCAAGCTGGTGAACGGGCTTGGCCTGCGCGTCAATCTCGTTGCCGCGCCTTTCGAGCAGCCGCTCGGCCGGCGCACGCTTGGCGAGATCTGGTCGCGCCAGGCCCGCTGGGCTCGCCTGCGCCGCGTCACCTTCCCGCTGTTCTTCGCGCCTGAAATCCTGACTGGTGCCGTGGTGCCGCTGCTGCTTGCGCTGGCCGCGGCGGCAAGCGCCGGCTTCAGCCTGCCGCTCACGGCCATCGCCGTTTTGGCGGCCTTCTACCTTCCGGAATGTGCCCTGGCCTGGTCCAAGGGCTGGTACCTGTCATCGCGCATCGTCGCGGCGATCATGGTGCGCGACCTCATCCTGCCGGCGATGTGGGCACGTGGCTGGCTCGGCGGCGCCATCGACTGGCGCGGCAATGCGATGACCATCGGCACCAAGGCGACCGAACTGGAGGAGACGCCGTCGAGCGCCTGA
- a CDS encoding O-succinylhomoserine sulfhydrylase: MSTKKRNWKPQTALVHGGTLRSGFGETSEAMYLTQGYVYETAQAAEARFKGEEPGFIYSRYANPTVDMFEKRMCALEGAEDARATASGMAAVTAALLCSVKAGDHIVAARALFGSCRWVVETLAPRYGIEATLVDGTEIANWEKAVKPNTKLFFLESPTNPTLEVVDIAAVAGLANSIGARLVVDNVFATPLQQKPLQLGAHIVVYSATKHIDGQGRCLGGVILSDKEWIDKNLHDYFRHTGPSLSPFNAWTLLKGLETLPLRVRQQTESAGKIADFLAEQPQIARVIYPGRADHPQADIVKKQMSGGSTLICLDVKGGKQAAFALQNALDIVLISNNLGDAKSLITHPATTTHKNLTDEARAELGIGPGTLRLSVGLEDTDDLLEDIAQALQATK, translated from the coding sequence ATGAGCACCAAGAAGCGCAACTGGAAGCCTCAGACAGCCCTCGTGCATGGCGGGACCCTGCGTTCCGGCTTCGGCGAGACCTCCGAGGCGATGTACCTGACCCAGGGCTATGTCTATGAAACGGCGCAGGCCGCCGAAGCCCGCTTCAAGGGTGAGGAACCGGGCTTCATCTATTCTCGCTACGCCAATCCGACCGTCGACATGTTCGAGAAGCGCATGTGCGCGCTGGAAGGTGCCGAGGATGCCCGCGCCACGGCATCCGGCATGGCGGCGGTGACGGCCGCGCTTCTGTGCAGCGTCAAGGCTGGTGATCATATCGTGGCGGCGCGCGCGCTGTTCGGCTCCTGCCGCTGGGTGGTCGAGACGCTGGCGCCGCGCTACGGCATCGAGGCGACGCTGGTCGACGGCACCGAGATCGCCAACTGGGAAAAGGCGGTGAAGCCGAACACCAAGCTGTTCTTCCTGGAAAGCCCGACCAATCCGACGCTGGAAGTGGTCGACATCGCGGCTGTCGCCGGGCTCGCCAATTCGATCGGCGCACGGCTTGTCGTCGACAATGTCTTCGCCACGCCCTTGCAGCAGAAGCCGCTGCAGCTCGGCGCCCACATCGTTGTCTATTCGGCGACCAAGCACATCGACGGCCAGGGCCGCTGTCTGGGCGGCGTGATCCTGTCGGACAAGGAGTGGATCGACAAGAACCTGCACGACTATTTCCGCCATACCGGCCCCAGCCTGTCGCCCTTCAATGCCTGGACGCTGCTGAAGGGCCTGGAGACGCTGCCGCTGCGCGTGCGCCAACAGACGGAAAGCGCCGGCAAGATCGCCGACTTCCTCGCCGAGCAGCCGCAGATCGCCCGCGTGATCTATCCCGGCCGCGCCGACCATCCGCAGGCGGATATCGTCAAGAAGCAGATGTCGGGCGGCTCGACGCTGATCTGCCTCGACGTCAAGGGCGGCAAGCAGGCGGCTTTCGCCTTGCAGAACGCGCTCGACATCGTGCTGATCTCGAACAATCTCGGCGATGCCAAGAGCCTGATCACGCATCCGGCGACGACCACCCACAAGAACCTGACGGACGAGGCCCGCGCCGAACTCGGCATCGGGCCAGGTACGCTCAGGCTGTCGGTCGGCCTTGAGGATACCGACGACCTTCTGGAAGACATCGCGCAGGCGTTGCAGGCGACCAAGTAA
- a CDS encoding 2'-deoxycytidine 5'-triphosphate deaminase: MRQTGILPDQDISALFQSGALKSPRALDADQIQPASLDLRLGDKAWRVRASFLPGPNHKVSEKLDRLKLHEISLTDGAVLETGCVYIVPLLESLALPADISASANPKSSTGRLDIFTRVMTDRGHEFDKIAAGYTGPLYLEVSPRTFPIVVRTGSRLSQIRFRTGNALLSEAELHELHRAEMLVATEPPNISGGGIALSIDLNGDSDGLIGYRGKHHTGLVDVDKRAAQDVLDFWEPIHKSGAGELVLDPDEFYILVSQEAVHVPPLYAAEMTPFDPLVGEFRVHYAGFFDPGFGHSAAGGTGSRAVLEVRSHEVPFILDHGQIVGRLVYEHMLKRPQALYGTDLGSNYQAQGLKLSKHFRAAR, from the coding sequence TTGCGGCAGACAGGCATTCTTCCCGATCAGGACATTTCGGCGCTGTTCCAGTCCGGCGCGCTGAAGTCGCCACGCGCGCTCGATGCCGACCAGATCCAGCCGGCGAGCCTAGATCTGAGGCTCGGCGACAAGGCTTGGCGGGTTCGGGCTTCCTTTCTGCCCGGTCCCAACCACAAGGTTTCGGAAAAGCTCGACCGGCTGAAGCTGCACGAGATCAGTCTGACCGACGGCGCCGTGCTCGAAACCGGCTGCGTCTACATCGTGCCGCTGCTCGAAAGCCTGGCATTGCCAGCCGACATTTCGGCATCGGCCAATCCGAAAAGTTCGACCGGGCGGCTGGACATCTTCACCCGTGTCATGACCGACCGAGGGCATGAGTTCGACAAGATCGCCGCCGGCTATACCGGTCCGCTCTATCTGGAAGTCAGCCCGCGCACCTTCCCGATCGTCGTGCGCACCGGCTCGCGCCTGTCGCAGATCCGTTTCCGAACGGGCAATGCGCTGCTCTCGGAAGCCGAACTGCATGAATTGCACCGCGCCGAGATGCTGGTCGCCACCGAACCGCCGAACATTTCGGGCGGGGGCATCGCGCTGTCGATCGACCTCAATGGCGACAGTGACGGGTTGATCGGCTATCGCGGCAAGCATCACACCGGTCTCGTCGATGTCGACAAGCGCGCGGCGCAGGATGTCCTCGATTTCTGGGAGCCGATCCACAAGAGCGGCGCCGGCGAACTGGTGCTCGATCCCGATGAGTTCTACATCCTCGTCAGCCAGGAAGCGGTACATGTGCCGCCGCTCTACGCCGCCGAGATGACGCCGTTCGACCCGCTGGTCGGCGAGTTCCGCGTCCACTATGCCGGCTTCTTCGATCCGGGCTTCGGCCATTCGGCGGCCGGCGGCACCGGCAGCCGGGCCGTGCTCGAAGTGCGCAGCCACGAAGTGCCGTTCATCCTCGACCATGGCCAGATCGTCGGCCGGCTGGTCTACGAGCACATGCTGAAGCGGCCGCAGGCGCTCTACGGCACCGATCTCGGCTCCAACTACCAGGCGCAGGGCCTCAAGCTCTCAAAGCATTTCCGCGCCGCGCGCTGA
- the araD1 gene encoding AraD1 family protein, with protein MLISQILDDAETIRVVARSGGKTRIINGARSVYSLAMEAARTGVGLATLIDRKGLGETVDLDAAYKKGRLLSPINHPDPAHLHVTGTGLTHLGSAATRDSMHKKLSSDGEEQLTDSMKMFRMGLEGGKPAKGQVGVQPEWFYKGNGTMAVAPGAALQSPAFAKDAGEEPEIAGIYVIGDDGAPFRVGFTLSNEFSDHVTERVNYLFLAHSKLRNASFGPEILIGELPSDIRGTSRIVRDGKTLWEKPFLSGEANMSHTIANLEHHHFKYSAFRQPGDVHVHMFGTATLSFADGIKTEAGDVFEIEAGDFGLPLRNPLEIEQPVSVVVKAL; from the coding sequence ATGCTGATCTCGCAAATTCTCGACGACGCCGAGACCATCCGTGTCGTTGCCCGCAGCGGCGGCAAGACCCGGATCATCAACGGCGCCCGCAGCGTCTATTCGCTGGCAATGGAGGCCGCCCGCACCGGCGTCGGCCTCGCCACCCTGATCGATCGCAAGGGGCTCGGCGAGACGGTCGATCTCGACGCCGCCTACAAGAAGGGGCGGCTGTTGTCGCCGATCAATCATCCCGATCCCGCGCATCTGCATGTGACCGGGACAGGGCTGACGCATCTCGGCTCGGCGGCGACGCGCGATTCCATGCACAAGAAGCTCAGCAGCGATGGCGAGGAGCAGCTCACCGATTCCATGAAGATGTTCCGCATGGGCCTGGAAGGCGGCAAACCGGCGAAAGGCCAGGTCGGCGTGCAGCCGGAATGGTTCTACAAGGGAAACGGCACGATGGCGGTGGCGCCGGGTGCCGCGCTCCAGTCACCGGCGTTCGCCAAGGACGCCGGCGAAGAACCCGAGATCGCCGGCATCTATGTCATCGGCGACGACGGCGCGCCGTTCCGCGTCGGCTTCACGCTGTCGAACGAGTTTTCCGACCATGTGACCGAGCGCGTGAACTATCTCTTCCTCGCCCATTCCAAGCTGCGCAACGCCTCATTCGGGCCGGAGATCCTGATCGGCGAGCTGCCTTCCGACATCCGCGGCACATCGCGCATCGTGCGCGACGGCAAGACGCTGTGGGAAAAGCCGTTCCTGTCGGGCGAAGCCAACATGTCGCACACCATCGCCAATCTCGAACACCATCATTTCAAATATTCGGCGTTCCGCCAGCCGGGCGATGTGCATGTGCATATGTTCGGCACGGCGACATTGTCCTTCGCCGATGGCATCAAGACCGAGGCCGGCGACGTGTTCGAGATCGAGGCCGGGGATTTCGGACTGCCGCTGCGCAATCCGCTGGAGATCGAGCAGCCGGTGAGTGTGGTCGTGAAGGCGCTTTGA
- the mmsB gene encoding multiple monosaccharide ABC transporter permease, which produces MSTESAPVPQSATADGGTDTPRFAVSALVTNLRDYGLVLALIAIMVFFQFTTSGTLFKPLNLSNLVQQNSFIIVMALGMLLVIVSGYIDLSVGSVAGFIGALAANMMVTWNLGPLSNPLVVSIVCLIIGGAIGAAQGYWIAYHRIPSFIVTLAGMLIFRGMCQALLGGGSSVGPLPDGFNKLSSGFIPDLIGPLTLIAPTVNAAGKTIVGSGLTLHMTTMVIGVIGVAAYIFFGLKARRTRERHGYQAEPFSLFTVKTLVISALVLFLVYQFATYKGFPVVLTVMAALIALFVFVTKRMTIGRRIYAMGGNPKAALLSGINTERLTLYVFINMGVLSALGGLIIAARLGQAVPAAGLGSELDVIAAVFIGGASAMGGVGQVIGSVVGGFIMGVMNNGMSIMGVNVDWQQVVKGLVLLGAVVFDVYNKNKG; this is translated from the coding sequence ATGAGCACAGAGAGCGCTCCCGTACCGCAATCCGCCACTGCCGATGGCGGGACGGACACGCCACGCTTCGCGGTCTCGGCACTGGTCACCAATCTGCGCGACTACGGATTGGTGCTGGCGCTGATCGCCATCATGGTGTTCTTCCAGTTCACCACGTCGGGCACACTGTTCAAGCCGCTGAACCTCAGCAACCTCGTGCAGCAGAACTCCTTCATCATCGTGATGGCGCTCGGCATGCTGCTGGTCATCGTTTCCGGCTACATCGACCTCAGCGTCGGTTCGGTCGCCGGCTTTATCGGTGCGCTCGCGGCCAACATGATGGTGACGTGGAACCTGGGCCCGCTCAGCAATCCGCTGGTCGTGTCGATCGTCTGCCTGATTATCGGCGGTGCCATCGGCGCGGCACAGGGCTATTGGATCGCCTACCATCGAATACCGAGCTTCATCGTCACGCTGGCCGGCATGCTGATCTTCCGCGGCATGTGCCAGGCGCTGCTCGGCGGTGGCTCCTCGGTCGGCCCGCTGCCGGATGGCTTCAACAAGCTGAGTTCCGGCTTCATTCCCGACCTGATCGGCCCGCTGACGCTGATTGCACCAACCGTGAACGCGGCGGGCAAGACCATCGTCGGCAGTGGCCTGACGCTGCATATGACGACGATGGTGATCGGGGTCATCGGCGTGGCGGCTTATATTTTCTTTGGCCTCAAGGCACGACGCACGCGTGAGCGGCACGGCTACCAGGCCGAACCGTTCTCGCTCTTCACCGTCAAGACGCTGGTGATCAGTGCGCTTGTCCTGTTCCTCGTCTATCAGTTCGCCACCTACAAGGGCTTTCCGGTCGTGCTGACGGTGATGGCTGCGCTGATCGCGCTGTTCGTCTTCGTCACCAAGCGCATGACGATCGGCCGCCGCATCTACGCGATGGGCGGCAATCCCAAGGCCGCACTCCTGTCGGGCATCAACACCGAGCGGCTGACCCTCTACGTGTTCATCAACATGGGCGTGCTGTCGGCGCTTGGCGGTCTGATCATCGCGGCGCGCCTTGGACAGGCGGTGCCGGCGGCGGGCCTCGGCAGCGAACTCGACGTCATCGCCGCCGTGTTCATTGGCGGCGCCTCGGCGATGGGCGGCGTCGGTCAGGTCATCGGTTCGGTGGTCGGCGGCTTCATCATGGGCGTGATGAACAACGGCATGTCGATCATGGGTGTGAATGTCGACTGGCAGCAGGTCGTCAAGGGCCTGGTGCTGCTAGGTGCCGTGGTGTTCGACGTCTACAACAAGAACAAGGGCTGA
- the mmsA gene encoding multiple monosaccharide ABC transporter ATP-binding protein yields the protein MASTILEMQDITKTFPGVKALSNVNLRVEEGEIHAVVGENGAGKSTLMKVLSGVYPSGSYDGKIIFRGEECHFKGIHDSEHKGIVIIHQELALVPMLSITENIFLGNEHARRGIIDWDANEARTTGLLKKVGLKEDPNTLITNIGVGKQQLVEIAKALSKDVKLLILDEPTASLSEKDSQALLDLLLEFKRQGMTSILISHKLNEVNRVADKVTIIRDGRTIETLARKDISEDRIITSMVGRSLDDRYPPREPRIGDVVLQIRDWSVYHPLHADRQVIKGIDIDVRKGEVVGIAGLMGAGRTEFAMSLFGRSYGRRITGEVLLNGKSVDLSSVSKAVKQGIAYVTEDRKTYGLNLIDHIKHNITLANLGGVSRHGVIDDLRELDIANDYRKKTNIRASSVYQMTGNLSGGNQQKVVLSKWLFANPEVLILDEPTRGIDVGAKYEIYTIIARLAAEGKAIIVISSEMPELLGITDRIYVMNEGRIVGEMAASDASQEKIMRAIVRGEGKAS from the coding sequence ATGGCCTCGACGATTTTGGAGATGCAGGACATCACGAAGACGTTTCCCGGCGTGAAGGCGCTGTCGAACGTCAACCTGCGTGTCGAGGAAGGCGAGATCCACGCCGTGGTCGGTGAGAATGGCGCCGGCAAGTCGACGCTGATGAAAGTCCTGTCGGGCGTCTACCCCTCAGGCAGCTATGACGGCAAGATCATCTTTCGCGGCGAGGAGTGCCATTTCAAGGGCATTCACGACAGCGAGCACAAGGGTATCGTTATCATCCACCAGGAGCTTGCGCTGGTGCCGATGCTGTCGATCACCGAGAACATATTTCTTGGCAATGAACATGCCAGGCGCGGGATCATCGATTGGGATGCCAACGAGGCGCGCACGACCGGATTGCTGAAGAAGGTCGGCCTCAAGGAAGACCCCAATACGCTGATCACCAATATCGGCGTCGGCAAGCAGCAACTGGTCGAGATCGCCAAGGCGCTGAGCAAGGACGTGAAGCTCTTGATCCTCGACGAGCCGACGGCGAGCCTGTCGGAAAAGGACAGCCAGGCCCTGCTCGACCTGCTGCTCGAATTCAAGCGGCAAGGCATGACCTCGATCCTGATTTCACACAAGCTCAACGAGGTGAACCGGGTCGCCGACAAGGTGACCATCATCCGCGACGGGCGCACCATCGAGACGCTTGCCAGGAAGGACATTTCGGAAGACCGCATCATCACTTCGATGGTGGGTCGTTCGCTCGACGACCGCTATCCGCCGCGCGAGCCCAGGATCGGCGATGTCGTGCTGCAGATCCGCGACTGGTCGGTCTATCACCCGCTCCATGCCGACCGACAGGTGATCAAGGGCATCGATATCGATGTGCGCAAAGGCGAAGTGGTGGGCATTGCCGGGCTGATGGGCGCCGGACGCACCGAATTCGCCATGAGCCTGTTCGGCCGCTCCTATGGCCGCCGTATCACCGGCGAGGTGCTGCTCAACGGCAAGTCTGTCGACCTGTCCTCGGTCAGCAAGGCGGTGAAGCAAGGCATCGCCTACGTCACCGAGGACCGCAAGACCTACGGGCTGAACCTGATCGACCATATCAAGCACAACATCACGCTCGCCAATCTTGGCGGCGTGTCGCGCCACGGCGTGATCGACGACCTGCGCGAGCTCGACATCGCCAATGATTATCGCAAGAAGACCAATATCCGCGCGTCGAGCGTCTACCAGATGACCGGCAACCTTTCGGGCGGCAACCAGCAGAAGGTGGTGCTGTCGAAATGGCTGTTCGCCAACCCGGAAGTGCTGATCCTCGATGAGCCGACGCGCGGCATCGATGTCGGCGCCAAATATGAAATCTACACGATCATCGCGCGCCTGGCCGCCGAAGGTAAGGCGATCATCGTCATCTCGTCGGAAATGCCCGAACTGCTCGGCATCACCGACCGAATCTATGTGATGAACGAAGGGCGCATCGTCGGTGAAATGGCGGCGAGCGACGCCAGCCAGGAAAAGATCATGCGCGCCATCGTTCGGGGAGAAGGAAAAGCATCATGA
- the chvE gene encoding multiple monosaccharide ABC transporter substrate-binding protein, with translation MKIIKTLVAALAVSIAAMSATAYAADKGLVGVLMPTKTSQRWINDGDAVKSQLEALGYTVDLQYAQDDIPNQLSQLENEITKGPKALIIASIDGTTMSAALQKANDAGVVVVAYDRLIKKTANVDYYTTFDNFGVGVIQANSLVKGLKERFPNTKPWNVELFGGSPDDNNAFFFYNGAMSVLQPMIDDGSIKIKSGQMGMDKVGTLRWLAATAQARMDNLLSANYSSGGARVDGVLSPYDGLSRGIIASLRAVGYGTADQPWPVVTGQDAETASVKAIIAGEQYSTVFKDTRDLAKATVELVDKVLSGGKPDGLDTKTYNNDVKVVPSILLTPHEVDKSNYQKLVVDSGYIKAEDLK, from the coding sequence GTGAAAATCATCAAGACGTTAGTCGCCGCCTTGGCGGTCAGCATAGCGGCCATGTCGGCCACCGCCTACGCAGCCGACAAGGGCCTCGTGGGCGTGCTGATGCCCACCAAGACCTCGCAGCGCTGGATCAATGACGGCGACGCCGTCAAGTCCCAGCTCGAGGCCCTGGGCTATACGGTCGACCTGCAGTATGCGCAGGACGATATCCCCAACCAGCTCAGCCAGCTTGAAAACGAGATCACCAAGGGTCCGAAGGCGCTGATCATCGCTTCGATCGACGGTACGACGATGTCGGCCGCGCTGCAGAAGGCCAATGACGCAGGCGTCGTCGTCGTCGCCTACGACCGCCTGATCAAGAAGACGGCCAATGTCGATTATTACACTACCTTCGACAATTTCGGCGTCGGCGTTATCCAGGCCAATTCCCTGGTCAAGGGCCTCAAGGAGCGTTTTCCGAACACCAAGCCGTGGAATGTCGAGCTGTTCGGCGGCTCGCCCGACGACAACAACGCCTTCTTCTTCTACAACGGCGCGATGTCCGTCCTGCAGCCGATGATCGACGACGGCTCGATCAAGATCAAGTCCGGCCAGATGGGCATGGACAAGGTCGGCACGCTGCGCTGGCTGGCCGCGACCGCACAGGCCCGCATGGACAATCTGCTCTCGGCCAACTACTCGAGCGGCGGCGCCCGCGTCGATGGCGTTCTGTCGCCCTATGACGGCCTGTCGCGCGGCATCATCGCCTCGCTGCGCGCCGTCGGTTACGGCACCGCCGACCAGCCGTGGCCTGTGGTGACCGGCCAGGATGCCGAGACCGCTTCGGTCAAGGCGATCATCGCCGGCGAACAGTATTCGACCGTGTTCAAGGATACGCGCGACCTCGCCAAGGCGACCGTCGAACTGGTCGACAAGGTGCTGTCGGGCGGCAAGCCGGACGGTCTCGACACCAAGACCTACAACAACGACGTCAAGGTCGTGCCCTCGATCCTCTTGACGCCGCACGAAGTCGACAAGTCGAACTACCAGAAGCTGGTCGTCGACTCCGGCTACATCAAAGCCGAAGACCTGAAGTAA